The window AAAATCTTATTAATTGAGTTGgtatatcaattttatttgtatgAATCGAAGAGTCCACGACCTCAAACTTATTCTGCTACTTTGCTACATCGAAGTCTTATCACATGCTGAGTCTAACACGAAGAAACTAAGAGAACAGAAACCAATCACCAACCCAATATTATACAATGGTAGGCAGGAATTCAATCTCACCACAAGAACATGTCAACAGGGTTCCTATCACCACTTAGCTGTCATCTACGGAGTCTCCAACCGCAAACCTCGAGAAGACTGCACACACTGCCTCAAAATGAACGTGCCTGCGCAGGAATTCTGACATGCAATGGGGGTGCTAATTGGATCAAAAAAGTTCCAAGTCAGAAATGAGATGCAGGCAAAGAATATTAAATGTATGTCACCAGTTGCTACTGATGAGCTCATTGATTTCGGATTCCCAGCGATGCATCGATGAAGAAGCCATCTTTGGATATAGTATCACACAGAGTGGACGAAGTCCATTAGAACACGCAAACTTAGGCTTAAAATAAACTTAAAGGAACCCATCACTGACCCATAGAAAAGGGACATTGAAAGATTAGAATCCAATCGACAGACATGAACGAACTACCACAATAGAGCCGACTGACATTGCCATCACCCAAGCAGATCGAGAGCTTTCTTCAAGACAGGTCTGAACCTGTTCAAATCAATCTTGACATTTTGTTTCTTCATGTATATGTTCGCCATCGCGAGCCATCCAAGCTTGTGAATCGAGTCCGGGTCTCTAAAGACAGGATCGTCTCTCGGGTACTGCTCCGAAAGAGTGCTTTCCTATTGGCTGATGGTGTACTGCAGGTAATGCAGCTTGGCAGCCATGGGAGGGTCTCCGTAATCGTATTTGGCCATCCCTTCCAGGTTACCTAAAGGGACGACTTGGATGACCACGGCATTGGTCGGCAGGAAGAAGAAATTAGTGAGCCCGGAGCCATGCACGCCGAGCATCACTTCGCATGAGTTCACGGTCGCTGCGTACTCGCTCACGTTGGCTTCGAACTTCGCATCTGCCACCACCACCTCGTAACTCAACTCCTCGGCTATCCGAACGATCTCTCTGACGTTGGTGAAGTTCCTGGTGCTCTTCCTGGCTATGAGCAGCAGCCTCGGTTTCTTGCCCGCCTGATCTCCCATCCTAATGGCGGATTCCCTTTCGAGCGAGTAAGCCATCCTTATGAACTCGGTGTAGTCAGCGGTGGAGTACCCGTTTGGTGTTCTTGCAAGGTCGACTTTCAAGTCGTCGTGGCTGTGGAGGCCGACGAACACAAGCGGGTAGCAGAGGACTCGATCGTTCTTGTCCAAATAGATGATCTCGTACCTGGTAAGCTTTTCGACGATGTGGCGGTACTTGAAGAGCCACCAGATCTTATAATCGGCTATGAGAAACTGCACTTCTCCATGGAACTGCCGTGCCGTCGCGAACAGGGGAACGATCAAGTCGGCGAAAGTCATGGAAGTAGTTGCCCATGTACCCACCGTGGGCAAACACGACGGCGGAGAAGGTGTGGTTGATGGCGCAAGCAGGGGCTGCTTCAGCGCTGCCCATCAACCTCACACTAACTTCCTTCACGTTTGCCATCGCAGTCCGGTCTGCCTTGCGAGCGTAAGGCTTCGCTCGCCAGGCGTTGCGGGGATGACGGTGAGTAACGACGGCGACGGAGGACTTGCCGACGACCTGGACATCACCAGCCGTCTCGCAGAAGTCTGTTTTTGGGTTGTTAAGGTCGCATATCGGGTCTCCATGGGGTTGCAACTCCGGAGCATCCTGACAGTGAGGAGTAGCGCAGTAGGATTATGCTGCATGCTGTCAGCAACAACAACACAAGCTTCTGCGTCACAATCCGCCGCAAGTTCCCGGCGCAGTTCATTCCATACTCCGATTGTGGCTAAGCCTGGACGCTTTGCCTGAGGAAGCCATGTTGTTCGTGGAGAGGctgtctcactctctctctctctctctctctctctggtttaaTATGGCGGTAGCTCGTGCAGGAGTGGATGCTGCATCGACCTTGCCTCCGCCATCCCCTTGTTTTCTTTCTCCACCCCCGTTTAAGCTTTGAGCGACGACTAGATGAAAGATGTCGCGGTTGAGGACAAGAACGTCTTCTCCTTCCTGGCGTCATCGATCCGCTGCGTGACTGATGCTTGAAGCTTATAAACCCATTGTTTTCGTCAATGGAACAACGCAAATGTTCGAGCTGTGTACTGATACTTTGCGTGTCACGGCACGTAATGCAATATTTTACCGGCCGTTATTTTCTGAAGCAAGTAACGAGATGATCTCCCCGTCTGTGTCCCCAAGGAATAAGAAGAAGACGATCCGACACTCGAAACCTGAATCGAAACAGAGACCCGATTTGAGTGCATACGACAGAGTCAAAGTCAAGTCAACAATCTACACTAAATCCATCGACTTAGAAAATAGCGAAGGCTTCAGAAAGAGAAGCCACCGATGCAGCTTCGAAAGAAAATTGGCCATTTTACTCGTTTCTAATTGAGGGtgcatttttttcttatttgaacGAAAACATTCTGATCACATATGCTATtcaaaaatatcgataattaattatcataaaaatttaaaataaaaaataaaaaaattcttagaaTCATTTGGACATAATTTTAGGATGATTCGTATCATTTTTTCCTTtctctaaaaatataatatttaaatatttaaaataaagattttttaataatatctatGATCAAGTCATTTAAGTAATAGAGTGAGGATATTTTTAtctaagtaaaaaaaataaaaatgaatatgAGTGTTAAAAATCCAAATTGAAAGTGTTTTCCGAGAAAATTCAACTTTTACCGGCATTTATTGGGAAATTAAATGGCACCGCTATTTCATTCCACTTCAAATAAGAAGAAAACAAACACACGTCAATGCGAACTCTTGCGGGCTCCGCAAAGGGCCCCACCTAATGGGCTCCGCGAGGCAGAAAACAGTGGTGGTGGTGACTTTAAGATTCGGTGGTCGGTGCGAATGCTGTTGTCCATATACACCGTCCGTGCGTACGATGATCCCATCCTGGCGGTCCGTTTATATCGTGTGACAGTCAACCCTGCGATGGAGGGTGAAGATGGCTGGTCCATGGCTTCGGACCTCGGACGCTCTGCTTCCTCACGGCGAACCAAGAAATGAGAGGAGAAGACGCGTCTCCTCTGCTGGTTCCCGCCGCTATCCCTGAGAGGGGGTTCGAAGAAGAGGATCGCTTGTGCTGCTCCCTCGGCCTTCGGAATGACGTCGATGTGGTCGCGGAAGCGAGGCGCCTGCTTTCCCTGGCGGGGCCTCTAATCGCTGCGAGCCTCCTCCAGTACAGCCTTCAGCTCATCTCCATCATGTTCGTCGGCCACCTCGGCGAGCTCAATCTCTCCGGTGCCTCCATGGCGACTTCCTTCGCCAACGTCAGCGGTTTCAGCGTGCTGGTGTGTGCTGGTCTCTCTCCTCATCTCCTCCTTTCTATCGCCTCGATTGGCGTCGGCGCCTATCGGATTCACAGTCTTTTGGCGTCATATGTTTACCATGATCTTTAGCTTCGATTGAATTAAAAAGCATGAAAAAACTGAATTTTGTtcgatagattgagaaaaagcaatGACCCGAATAGATGAAAAAACGAAACTTTCATTTTTGTTTTCCTAGATTTGTCATGAATTTTATTTGGGCCTCGATCTCATTTTTGTTCATGATTTCAATTCATAGTGTCAGTCTGTGTGCAAAACGAAATTAGTGATCATCCTCATTTCAGATTACTTGGAGATGACAATCACTTTTTTCTCTTATCCAAGATCAATTTCATTATATCATTCCTTTCTATGTAGTGTCATAATGGTATATTGAAATTTTccgcatcttttttttttccaatataaCAAGTTGGGGATGGCAAGTGCATTGGACACCTCATGTGGACAAGCTTACGGTGCCAAAGAATATCATATGCTTGGAATACATATGCAAAGGGCAatgtttattcttcttcttgtgagTGTACCTTTGGCCCTCGTTTGGACCTACACAAGCCAAATTCTCATTGCAGCTGGCCAGAATCCAGAGATATCAGCTGAAGCTGGAAAATACGCTTGTTGGTTAATACCAAGTCTTTTTGCCTATGGTTTGCTTCAATGTCTCATTAAATTTCTGCAAACCCAGAACACAGTGTTTCCTATGCTGATAAGCTCTGGGATAACTGCATTCTTCCACATTTTTATATGTTGGGTTCTAGTGTACATTTCTGGCTTTGGAAGCAAGGGTGCTGCTCTTGCAACCAGCATATCATATTGGATAAATGTGTTTCTTTTAGTAATTTATGTCAAGTTCTCTCAAGCTTGCAAGGAGACATGGACAGGTCTATCATGGGAATCACTCAAAGATGTATTTGACTTTCTAACACTCGCTGTTCCTTCGGCTTTTATGATCTGGTAAGCCCTTTAGGAGTAGGCCTTGCACAAACTTTTGTTATTAATAACGGTGTCTCATTCTGGCTAACAAGGCCTGTCGAGACATGGTGCGATCAATAACTTAGTATGCATCACATAGGGGAAACTGGTAATACTGGAAATTGCTAAAAGCATGTGGACAATTGAAATATTTGTCTCTAGTTCATACTTGAATTAGATTTTCTCTCCTGATCAATTGAAGCATTTTTAAGATCCGAACCAGACCATGCCATGAGGCTGCAACAAATTGCCACACACAACATGCATCACATGCATCACACAACAACCTAAGAGACATTAGTTTGATCAGGACATGAACCATCTCTATTGCTGTCACTGGTATGAAGTATGTTGAGTGTCATAGATGACAATTTTTGAAGGGATTGAATACACTCGGCATCGACTGGCTCTGCTATGAATTGTGTTTTGCACCACATGCATCACATGTGGTCTTTAGTTTCATAGTTCTTTCAGTATCTGCCATCATTCTGATTACAGTACTTTGGGCCAACTAAAGTAAAAGATGTTATATTACTTGTTGACAGATGCTTAGTGTATACAATTCCTACAATAATGACAAATTAGGCCACTGAAAAGGAGAAGATACAAGATCTTGTCCCCTTTACTATGGCAAACAAGTGTTGCCAATAGTTATTGACATTAATTGTGGTCTTGCCACTGAAAATAGATGTATGGGAATGGCCTACTTCTATAATTTGCTGTATCATGCCTCAGTCATGCACTTCATCTGATTATGTACACGTTTGATCAGTTTGATCACAGATTTCATGTTGCTTTCTGATCTGTTTCTGTTTTACTCAATTTGTGTCTTGCAATGAAGACATGAAATCTAGTTTCTGTTCGTATAGCTGCATGCTATTTTTAACTGACTACAGTTACCTGGATGATAATGCAGCGTGGAGTTTTGGTCTTTTGAGATGGTAGTTCTCTTATCAGGTCTTCTTCCTGATCCAAAGCTGGAAACGTCCGTTTTGTCAATCAGGTTAGTAACGATAATTTCCAGACTTCTATAAAAGTTGTCCCCGAGATTCTTGAGCAAGCATCTGTGAATTTTCTTGCCTTCAACTAATAAGCCCATTGTAGACCTACTAACCAGCTCCATTTTCAATTTGGAAAATGTATTCATTATTGTCTACTGGGTCGCTAATAAGGACAGCATTCTTGCCAGTCTCAATACAATGTGGATGGTTTATATGATTCCCACCGGTCTCAGCAGTGCTGTAAGGTTTGTTGAGTTTTCTTCCCTTTGTAGCTCATGTAGCATTTTTAAATACTTATCATACTTAGTTTTTCAGTATAAGAGTTTCAAATGAATTGGGTGCGGGGCAACCACAGGCCGCAAGCTTGTCAGTGCATGTTGTCCTAATCATAGCCATCACGGAAGGCTTGGTCGTTGCACTGATCACCATGTTGGTACGCAATGTTTGGGGTTACTTGTACAGCTATGAAGAGGATGTTGTAAAGTAtgtgtcaataatgatgcctgttCTTGCCATATCCGACTTCATGGATGGAATACAATGCACGCTTTCAGGTTTTTAACAATGAAACTCAATCAAATGTTGTGCAGATGTCCTTAATTGATGCGTTTTTTAGTTTACCCTTGAACCATGAATACACTTCTTGTTTGCAAACAATAAATAATGCATCATTTTGTGTTATATAACTAACCATGTCCTACCCAGGATGGAATGACGCTTTATGGCTGCACATTGCATGTTATCAGTTAGGTgtacttatcattttttttaattaattgattAATGATTTACTTGAATACTAGCATGATTGATATAGACACTTCAATTGGCTGACTCTGATTGGCTTGTTAGCCAATCAGTTAGGTgtacttatcatttttttttaattaattgattACTGATTTACTTGAATACTAGCATGATTGATATAGACACTTCGATCGGCTAACTCTAATTGGCTTGTTACGGGTATGACTTGAAAAGTTGTTTAAGAAATTGGCAACCAATGGCCTTGATTCACAGTGACGAGGAGAGAAAAGATATTTAGAAAGCATGGTTAACATTTGGACTAAACAGTCAAAGAGAAAGTTGATACAACAATAGTGCCAGGGGTCCCTCAGATTGCCACTATTTTTTTCTGCCTTGCTGTCTCTCTCAAAACCCGAAACACAGAGAGAGAACTAATTATACCCCTAAATTTAACATGCCAATGTATAGACTTTGGAGATAGATTCTGAAATCCACATCTCTATACCATATAATGCCTATATGGTATTCCACTTTGTCAACTTAATTGGATGTGAACACAAAACAACATAATAAATGATGTTGGATTTTGATCAGCttcttttttatatgattttGTCTGTGATTGCAGTTTTTTCTTATAATATTGGATCTGCCTAAAACATATCTGTATTATGGCACATTTCTTACCTAGCATCTTGTAGTGTTTCTTCAATCATGCGCCGAAttatcttctcttctttctccttcataCAAAAATAGCCTTACCTGTTTGTATATAGAATCATTTATTTGAACTTACAACACCATGACATCTTATCATTGATGATTGAGAAAAATGTAATAGGTGCTGCTAGAGGATGTGGTTGGCAGAAGTTCTGTTCTTTCGTCAATCTTGGAGCATATTATGTTGTTGGCATTCCTTCAGCAATCATGTTTGCCTTTTTCTTGCATATTGGTGGCAAGGCATGTTTCGGTCGATTTTAATTCTGCATTGAAGTTTCAGGATTTTCTTTCTCTATATGATGCTTCATGTAGCCTTGCTTCAGGGACTTTGGATGGGGATCATATGTGCACTTGTTGTACAAGTCTTGGTTCTTACCGCTGCAATCCTGCGCACCGATTGGGGTCAAGAAGTAAATTTTCTTTTAGCTAATGTTTTTGTGCATGCAAATGTCAATGCTTCCTCCTCTCATATTTTTTGAGGATATTAGTTATTGCTGGTGAAATTAGGTTACTCTGGAGAAAGATTTATATGTTCACCAATATATGCTCTAGAAAAATGTTAACTGCAACCTGATATATACTGGTCTTAGATGGTACACCCTAATGCTCTTCCTCCTCGTATTAACGATGCTAATCTTCCAATAGTTTCTTGCATCTATGAGGTTAACCCTCTCTTAAGTGTTCTTCCTATAAAATGAACTTTTCTTATTTGGATGCTTTCTTCCTTAGGCAAAGAAGGCAAGGGATAGAGTTACGAGTGCTGCTATCCACACAGGTCACTCGGACAGGTTTCGTGATTCTCTACCATCCAGCATCGAAGCCTATTGACTTGTTCACAGTCACACCACTATCCAAATTGGTTCATCATTATCTGCATTCTGCAGTATGTTGAGCGATCAATCTGCACGAGTAAAAGAATTGAAAGCTAAATCTCTTGTACTTTTGCTAGTCTATTCCAATTCAACATTCCTTCCACAGAATTGTGTTATTAGCTCATTTGTATTGACAAGAAACGCGAAGACCATATCCAGATGCATCAAATGCTTCACCGGCGTCTCCCCTTCTCGATAAACTTGCATTTCCAAAGCCACCTACTTCTTGTAAAGTGTAGCAGCATCTAAAGACTATGTGCTTTATCTATCTATAAATAGGACTAGACAAACAACACTAGATCTGTGCCAATTTCCCCATTCTAGTCTATAGTTCTCTACAATCTGCTTCCCTGTTCAACTAGGCAATGTCGGGCAAGGGCAGTGGTGGTGGCAAAGGTGGCGGTGGAGGACACTCGGCAAAAAGTGGTGGCGGAGGGCACTCGGCAAAAAGTGGTGGCGGTGGTAACAACTCGGGGAAGTCAGGTGGTGGTGGCAGTGGAGCGATGAAAGCTCCAGGCGGTGAGGGATACATATCAAGGGATGCCTTTGAGGGGAACCCCCAAGCCTACTTCCATGATCTCCACCATGATGACAAGGCTGGAAAGTGATAACGCGTCGTCTCCCTCAGCTACCTTATATAATAATGCTTCATGATGTAGCTGTTCTTATGGTAGCTTGTTTTTGTTGGGCTTACTGTCTAATCCTTTAAATGAAGTGTCTTCAAAAGCTCTTATCTACATTTCCATCTTGAAATCTTAACCATTGGCTGCTAAAACAAATCTTAAAAAAAAGGATTAATACATTTATGAGATTTCTATGAACAATCACACTTCTTTTTGGTTCATTTACAGCGGTCTAAAATTTATATCTGGGTTTTTCACTCTGCTTCTGCTACCATCACTTTGTTGCTTCAATCAGCAACCTTCAATTTGGGACGATGAATTCATTCTGGACTTCTTTCTCCTTCAGACGTGACTAACGCTATCCAGTTTACCTGTAGCATGCATTATAGTTGCAATCTTTACAACTATTTTCTCAAGTAAAAGAACAGTTCGATGTTGTACCCGATGCCGGCGCCGCCGTTGAATTTTGTTTATGATTCCAAGAACCAAAAATATCGGTAAGATTACTCCGGCAGTCTTCAACACCAGCATCTTTGTTTTAGATAGGCAAAGATAACAAGTTATTTAGAGCTCGAGAAGCGATCAATTGTATGGTACTGAAAGTTTACCGAGAACAGGGTAAATGAATACTCGTCGTCATCGCTGATCAAGAGAGGAAGGGCATGCCGAAGAACCAGAAGAACCATGAACTGGACAAAATGGAGAGAATAATTAGATCAAAATGTATGAGAAATAGGAATCGAAATTAAACAGTAAAGAAACCCACGATTACAGTGATTGATCGACAGCAAAAAGTGTTGCTTGTCCTCGAATGGTCACGATAACCCACAGCTGAGTCAATGGCACCATGATCTGACGGAAACATTGTGATGAACTGTGTATCACGAAAGTCCTGTGCAGAGATCTCCCAGCTTCCTCACACGCACAGGGAGAGAGTGATTAGAATGACGAATCTACCTAAGAACCGTATGCACATCAACATGCTACATAAGAACTACCTAAAGTTCATCGGAGTACTCCCGTAATCGTACAACTTTGGCAGAGTGGTATAACCTGGATTGAATTGCtgaacacaagaattgagaattTAGGTGCTGTGTTTTCTGCTCATTATTAAATGCAAGAAGCAGCAGTATTCTTCTACAAGGATGGCTATAACCTGGAGGCATATCTCGCACATCGTATCGCCTTTCTGGTTGCACCAACGTTGAACGCATACCCGATGAGCATACTGCAAGTAGAAAAAGGAAACAGTTCATAGATCTTGCGTTTGTTATGCTGATCAAATTTGGCAAAGCTTTGTTGCCTTCAAGCTGCCCCTGCATGAGCAGGGGATCTCCATGTTGGAATCGTGGTCTTCTTCATGGCAGATTCTGCACTCCTTCAACTTTGCTGATGCAGTAGGGTCAGCCGATGATGATGTTGTATTGGTATCTACGAACGCATGTTTCCtgtttccagctgcagcttcaagGGTCGGCTTCGCCAGCAAATCATCCACAACCAGAGCGAGATGGTCTCCCATTGTTTTGGAATCCGAAAGGAAGATAGAGCAAGGAGCACGGTAACGAGAAAGCAAGAACCCACAAATTAATGAGAGAAGAGTGGGAAGGGAACAGACTTAAGTTCGGCAGAATCCGCACAGGAGGAAGAACACCTGGAAGGAGAAGAACCCACGAACTCCGGGTAAAAAGGAGTTAGACGGAATGGCAGCTTTCGTACGCGTCTCGATGGCTTTCTctctttccttctccttcctccggGGACAACACAGGCCAAGGAAAACCAAAAACATGTGAAGGAGAATCACAGGTagcagaagggaaggagaggaagacgtAGAAGGTGGGATTTGGCTGATGAGTCGGGCTGAAGGAAGGGAAATGGCGAAGAGGCGAGAACAGAGGAAGAGGTGGCGGTGCATTCGAGGAAGCAAGAGATGGAGTGGGGTGAAGGTGTTTGCCAAGTCATTTCTCTTTCTACTCTTCCAATTTAAATCTCTTTTTTacctcatataattttttttgactaTTTCTTTAAGTCATTAATTATTTTGACTGTCTCCAAAAGCGTAAAACTATTTTTtaatgaattatatatattattattattattattattattattattttcatgattTTCTTTAATTTCTTAATGTCACTTATTTTTAAGGAGTCAAACTTACGTCCCTCGATCGCAACCTCCTACCCGAGCACGCGAAACGACGCAGTGGAAATCGACGAAGCCACTCCCTCCGATCGATCCCCGGTTGTCCTCCCGTCGGTCGACGACTTGCTCTCTCTCACCATCGTCGTGCTTTCGTCTCTCTTGGGTACGGTTTCGATTTCCTCTCGATCTTTTTCTCGATTCCGGCTAGATGTGATCGTTCCTTTCTTGTATCTACGCCACGGGGACCTGCCCATTTTTGTTGATCGGCTCTTCTTTGCCGTGCATTCAGACGGAAAGATCTAGGGCTTTCGTCTTTGGGGGCAACGAGGAGTTCTTGAATTGATTTGTGTAGTGAGTGCTGCGCGTTATATGATCGTTCTTGGTCTGTGGATTTATCATAAACCACGGTGTAGAAATTCTGTTCCCCAATGAGATCTCTTCTTGAAGTTCTTACAAGAACTATGGTTCTGTTGTATAGGAAGAATCGTGGTTATTCACGTGGATTAAAAGATCCTTTCTGGTAGAATAcggaattttttattataattaagtgTTTGAAGTGTAATGAAGAAAGTGTCGGTCATTTGGGTTGCTTGATCACAGCGTGTGTTTAGTTGTCGATGATTGCGCAAGATTTGAAGGGAATTTTCTTATTTCATTCTCTGGCTTATTCGAGCTATGATTCAGGCAACATTGCTTCCTTGTTTCATAAGCAGTTTGTAAGTTGGACAGCCTTCTTCTGTCATGATGCAATTATCTGATCTTGATCCAGACTGTAGAGATTATTCTTGGTTTGCCTATCAGTTCAGTTTCTTGTTTAACATGTCCCTCAAAATTGTGGGTTCTTGGTTACATATTTTTTAGGAACCTTTCACATATTTCTTAGGCTAATTGTTTTTAATTTCTATAAAGAATAATTGATTTGTTTTGTGATTACTATTTTTGATGATTTAGTTCATCCGGAACACTTTTAGTCTGCATCGTCCAAACCATTTTTcttctttgtagatttactttgtaTCCTTGTGTTTTGGTGTGTGATTTAAGTTAGTCGGTATATGAACTAGAGGAAGCCCCAATTTCTACCGATGTGCAGGCTGAAGAATTTGCTTTTCTCTTAAGCGGAAAGACTAATTCTAAATGCTAAAGTTCTCTGCCCTTGCTTTTCACCATCTTGGCAGCATAGCTTTGTAGGTGGTGCATACTTTTTAGGCATCTAATCTAGGTAATTAGATGGATGTATACAACAGAACCAACTTCTGCAATTGAGAATTCCATGTCTGCCATGAAAATTACTTGAACTTATCTCCAACTATTAAAAGCTTTAGTATCAAGTTTACTTTGTTTTGAAGTCTACTCATCAGTCATCCTTGCAAGGATCAGTTTTCTCACCCGCATCCGGCTTTTGCCATGATGATCAATTGATTCCTCTGTTGATTCTGCATTGTCATAAAATGGCTTCAAATTGTTGACCAAATTATGCATATTAGCTAATTTATTTTCTCATACGTACTACAGCGGACATATGGCTAGATTGAATTTACTTGTGGGTGTCAACTTGACATCTGAGCATGTAATGATGCATGAATCAGGAGCACAATCATGCCTTTGAAGTTTAGTTTACCGTGTGACTTTATGATGGAACATTCAACTCGAAGAGTTATTGTCTTGAAAGACCGGCATGAATAGCCATCGAAGATAACATTTGTGATAGAATGCttcttaattttaaataatagtaAC of the Musa acuminata AAA Group cultivar baxijiao chromosome BXJ2-10, Cavendish_Baxijiao_AAA, whole genome shotgun sequence genome contains:
- the LOC103969912 gene encoding beta-1,2-xylosyltransferase XYXT1; this encodes MTFADLIVPLFATARQFHGEVQFLIADYKIWWLFKYRHIVEKLTRYEIIYLDKNDRVLCYPLVFVGLHSHDDLKVDLARTPNGYSTADYTEFIRMAYSLERESAIRMGDQAGKKPRLLLIARKSTRNFTNVREIVRIAEELSYEVVVADAKFEANVSEYAATVNSCEVMLGVHGSGLTNFFFLPTNAVVIQVVPLGNLEGMAKYDYGDPPMAAKLHYLQYTISQ
- the LOC103969197 gene encoding protein DETOXIFICATION 16 isoform X1, which gives rise to MRGEDASPLLVPAAIPERGFEEEDRLCCSLGLRNDVDVVAEARRLLSLAGPLIAASLLQYSLQLISIMFVGHLGELNLSGASMATSFANVSGFSVLLGMASALDTSCGQAYGAKEYHMLGIHMQRAMFILLLVSVPLALVWTYTSQILIAAGQNPEISAEAGKYACWLIPSLFAYGLLQCLIKFLQTQNTVFPMLISSGITAFFHIFICWVLVYISGFGSKGAALATSISYWINVFLLVIYVKFSQACKETWTGLSWESLKDVFDFLTLAVPSAFMICVEFWSFEMVVLLSGLLPDPKLETSVLSISILASLNTMWMVYMIPTGLSSAVSIRVSNELGAGQPQAASLSVHVVLIIAITEGLVVALITMLVRNVWGYLYSYEEDVVKYVSIMMPVLAISDFMDGIQCTLSGAARGCGWQKFCSFVNLGAYYVVGIPSAIMFAFFLHIGGKGLWMGIICALVVQVLVLTAAILRTDWGQEAKKARDRVTSAAIHTGHSDRFRDSLPSSIEAY
- the LOC103969197 gene encoding protein DETOXIFICATION 16 isoform X2, whose product is MRGEDASPLLVPAAIPERGFEEEDRLCCSLGLRNDVDVVAEARRLLSLAGPLIAASLLQYSLQLISIMFVGHLGELNLSGASMATSFANVSGFSVLLGMASALDTSCGQAYGAKEYHMLGIHMQRAMFILLLVSVPLALVWTYTSQILIAAGQNPEISAEAGKYACWLIPSLFAYGLLQCLIKFLQTQNTVFPMLISSGITAFFHIFICWVLVYISGFGSKGAALATSISYWINVFLLVIYVKFSQACKETWTGLSWESLKDVFDFLTLAVPSAFMICVEFWSFEMVVLLSGLLPDPKLETSVLSISLNTMWMVYMIPTGLSSAVSIRVSNELGAGQPQAASLSVHVVLIIAITEGLVVALITMLVRNVWGYLYSYEEDVVKYVSIMMPVLAISDFMDGIQCTLSGAARGCGWQKFCSFVNLGAYYVVGIPSAIMFAFFLHIGGKGLWMGIICALVVQVLVLTAAILRTDWGQEAKKARDRVTSAAIHTGHSDRFRDSLPSSIEAY
- the LOC103969195 gene encoding uncharacterized protein LOC103969195 isoform X1 — its product is MGDHLALVVDDLLAKPTLEAAAGNRKHAFVDTNTTSSSADPTASAKLKECRICHEEDHDSNMEIPCSCRGSLKYAHRVCVQRWCNQKGDTMCEICLQQFNPGYTTLPKLYDYGSTPMNFSWEISAQDFRDTQFITMFPSDHGAIDSAVGYRDHSRTSNTFCCRSITVIFMVLLVLRHALPLLISDDDEYSFTLFSMLVLKTAGVILPIFLVLGIINKIQRRRRHRVNWIALVTSEGERSPE
- the LOC103969195 gene encoding uncharacterized protein LOC103969195 isoform X2, encoding MGDHLALVVDDLLAKPTLEAAAGNRKHAFVDTNTTSSSADPTASAKLKECRICHEEDHDSNMEIPCSCRGSLKYAHRVCVQRWCNQKGDTMCEICLQQFNPGYTTLPKLYDYGSTPMNFSWEISAQDFRDTQFITMFPSDHGAIDSAVGYRDHSRTSNTFCCRSITFMVLLVLRHALPLLISDDDEYSFTLFSMLVLKTAGVILPIFLVLGIINKIQRRRRHRVNWIALVTSEGERSPE